One window from the genome of Fulvivirga lutea encodes:
- a CDS encoding helix-turn-helix domain-containing protein, whose translation MPFSDIVLVIISGLGVIHGLFLAVFLFTYTKGNSLTNKLLAYLLLILSFRIGKSVFLEFAEDLHTKIIFIGLATMFMIGPLFLMMVKTLTDQSFTVKSKHYLHFIPALIGLIFGFWMEEVYLSIYPIWLFAIAFLTYYLHLLIYLLIGFLTAKKNSDNLNQSGFKLIKLLFFGLIIIWFAYVLNLFDDDIPYIIGPILYSMAAYTISFIVIKEGLIEKVNSIKYKTTSATDEQINELYHKVEKLIEEESLFENADLTLQSLSSSMRVSPQLLSMAINKKANQNFNSFINQFRIEKAKSLFENEAFNNRTISSIAFDVGFNSISSFNTAFKKLTKETPNSYRNKFIK comes from the coding sequence ATGCCTTTTAGCGATATCGTATTAGTAATTATTAGCGGATTAGGGGTTATTCACGGCCTTTTTTTAGCAGTGTTTCTATTCACCTATACGAAAGGCAACTCACTGACCAATAAATTGCTTGCCTACTTGCTTTTGATCCTCTCATTCAGAATTGGCAAATCAGTATTTCTTGAGTTTGCTGAAGATTTACATACAAAAATCATTTTCATAGGTTTAGCCACAATGTTTATGATTGGCCCATTATTTCTAATGATGGTAAAGACTTTAACGGATCAATCGTTCACTGTAAAGTCAAAACACTATTTACATTTTATTCCGGCACTTATTGGTTTGATTTTTGGATTTTGGATGGAAGAAGTCTATTTATCCATCTATCCTATTTGGCTATTTGCCATCGCTTTTCTTACGTACTACCTGCATTTATTGATCTATTTGTTAATTGGCTTTCTTACAGCCAAGAAAAATAGTGACAACCTCAACCAAAGTGGTTTTAAACTCATCAAATTGTTATTTTTTGGTTTAATTATAATCTGGTTTGCCTATGTTCTAAATCTATTCGATGATGACATTCCATATATCATTGGTCCGATTTTATACTCAATGGCAGCGTATACGATTAGCTTTATTGTTATTAAAGAAGGTTTAATTGAGAAAGTAAATTCTATAAAATATAAAACAACTTCTGCGACTGATGAGCAAATAAATGAATTGTATCATAAAGTGGAAAAGCTAATCGAAGAAGAGAGCTTATTCGAAAATGCTGATTTAACGTTACAATCATTAAGCAGCTCCATGAGAGTAAGTCCGCAATTGTTATCAATGGCTATTAACAAGAAGGCAAATCAAAACTTCAATAGTTTCATCAATCAATTCAGAATTGAAAAGGCTAAGTCTCTTTTCGAAAATGAGGCGTTTAATAATCGCACCATCTCCTCTATTGCATTCGATGTTGGATTTAACAGCATATCGAGTTTCAATACTGCATTCAAAAAACTAACAAAGGAAACCCCAAACAGCTACAGAAATAAATTCATCAAATGA
- a CDS encoding HEAT repeat domain-containing protein — MPIDEKELLSIIEKGDDEKAFEASDSLGAIGGDETLNHLVSLLKNNNPDVQFLASRTLGLMKNNGAALEPLIEAVNKKDNSAIAGDLLMSLDGFDVSDHYVEIFKLYLFGSFKVSKLAKELLDYKEFNITPRVLKKAKKHWNHYQNNIKQDDAYLLKKEEVEEILDDLQDFLDSTD; from the coding sequence ATGCCAATAGACGAAAAGGAACTTCTCTCAATAATTGAAAAAGGAGATGATGAAAAAGCCTTTGAGGCTTCAGATTCATTAGGAGCAATAGGTGGTGATGAGACATTAAATCACCTTGTCTCTTTGCTTAAAAATAATAATCCTGATGTTCAATTTCTTGCATCCAGAACGCTTGGGTTAATGAAGAATAACGGAGCAGCTCTTGAACCGCTGATAGAAGCCGTCAATAAGAAGGACAATTCTGCAATTGCTGGCGATTTATTAATGTCTCTTGATGGATTTGATGTAAGTGATCATTATGTTGAAATTTTCAAACTGTATCTTTTTGGTTCATTCAAGGTTTCTAAATTGGCTAAAGAACTACTTGATTATAAGGAATTTAACATTACGCCTCGAGTTCTAAAAAAAGCAAAAAAGCATTGGAATCATTATCAAAACAATATCAAACAGGATGACGCTTACCTGCTTAAAAAAGAAGAAGTAGAAGAGATTCTTGACGATTTACAAGACTTTTTGGATAGTACTGACTAA
- a CDS encoding YqaE/Pmp3 family membrane protein has translation MSVIRLIFSILLPPVGVFLTVGIGGAFWLNILLTLLGYLPGIIHAVWVIAKHDK, from the coding sequence ATGAGTGTTATAAGACTGATATTTTCAATATTATTACCCCCTGTTGGTGTTTTTCTAACAGTAGGAATAGGTGGTGCATTTTGGTTGAATATTCTCCTTACTCTCCTTGGGTACCTCCCAGGTATTATTCATGCTGTATGGGTGATTGCTAAACATGACAAGTAA
- the glpT gene encoding glycerol-3-phosphate transporter codes for MFSLKPSPPAPKLPEDKIDAEYKRQRVKVFAGIFIGYAAYYLVRKNFTLVMPDLIEQGFSKTELGFALSGVSIAYGLSKFLMGNVSDRSDARKFMSIGLALSASLMIAMGLIPILTSSVTIMFIILLLNGWFQGMGWPPSGRVMVHWFSIKERGTKMSIWNLAHNIGGGLIGPLAILGVSWFGEWESKFYLPGVIALAIASIVYLLVRDRPTVCGLPPIEDYKKDYPKDKLKSDEDTNFSAREIFFDYVFNNKVLWHIAIANAFVYLIRYGVLDWAPTYLSEAKQFSLTQTGWAYFLYEWAGIPGTILAGYVSDKWFRGMRGPVSVIYMVLVLLFILIYWQNPAGNPLIDSISLVGIGFLIYGPVMLIGVHALDLVPKKAAGTAAGFTGLFGYLGGAVFANVAMGAIVDSYGWDGGFITLVSACILSIVLILFAWKLEIKLD; via the coding sequence ATGTTTTCTCTAAAACCATCACCTCCTGCCCCAAAGCTGCCAGAAGATAAAATTGATGCTGAGTACAAAAGACAAAGAGTTAAAGTCTTTGCTGGAATTTTCATTGGTTATGCAGCCTACTATCTGGTAAGAAAAAATTTCACTTTGGTAATGCCTGATTTAATTGAACAGGGTTTTAGCAAAACAGAGCTTGGTTTTGCTCTTTCCGGAGTGTCCATTGCTTATGGGTTAAGCAAATTTTTGATGGGCAATGTGAGTGACAGAAGCGATGCACGCAAGTTTATGTCGATCGGCTTGGCGTTGTCTGCCTCATTAATGATTGCTATGGGACTCATACCCATTCTGACCTCATCAGTTACAATCATGTTTATCATTCTTCTTTTAAATGGTTGGTTTCAAGGCATGGGTTGGCCTCCAAGCGGAAGAGTAATGGTACATTGGTTTTCCATTAAAGAGCGTGGCACAAAAATGTCAATATGGAATTTAGCTCATAATATTGGTGGTGGACTCATAGGCCCATTAGCGATACTAGGTGTTTCATGGTTTGGCGAATGGGAATCTAAATTTTACCTACCTGGCGTAATCGCCCTGGCTATAGCATCAATAGTTTATTTGTTGGTTAGAGATAGGCCCACCGTATGTGGTTTGCCCCCTATTGAAGATTATAAAAAAGACTATCCAAAAGATAAGCTAAAGTCAGACGAGGATACAAATTTTAGTGCCAGGGAAATATTCTTTGATTATGTATTTAACAATAAAGTATTATGGCACATAGCAATTGCCAATGCCTTTGTTTATCTGATTAGATATGGAGTTTTAGATTGGGCACCAACCTATCTTTCTGAAGCCAAACAATTTTCATTGACACAAACCGGATGGGCTTATTTTCTTTATGAATGGGCCGGAATACCAGGCACCATCTTGGCCGGATATGTGAGCGATAAATGGTTCAGAGGCATGCGCGGGCCTGTGAGTGTTATTTACATGGTTTTAGTTTTACTGTTCATCCTAATTTATTGGCAAAACCCCGCAGGAAACCCATTGATTGATAGTATTTCCTTAGTGGGTATTGGATTTTTAATCTATGGCCCAGTAATGCTTATTGGTGTTCATGCACTTGATTTAGTGCCGAAGAAGGCTGCTGGTACTGCAGCTGGGTTTACGGGCTTATTTGGCTATTTAGGAGGCGCTGTGTTTGCTAATGTAGCAATGGGTGCTATTGTTGATAGTTATGGCTGGGATGGCGGATTTATCACCTTAGTATCTGCTTGCATACTATCAATAGTACTTATCCTTTTTGCATGGAAACTAGAAATTAAGCTCGATTAG
- a CDS encoding FG-GAP-like repeat-containing protein has translation MRLILFTAFISHLTFISFGQSFESLSVPELVKHADEDIQWIDIDGDDDLDLFISDYPFGPAKTLEVYQNNGGSFTKLTGIGLTPLRKSHSAWGDLNNDGYLDVVRMGIETADVEGPNETLIGVNNGDGTFTELDVDSEHSYFNGNIKMADFNNDGILDIILFGYNEVYKLRTVLYKNNGDLTFSRITTSQFPGLQYGNLDVGDYDKDGDIDFLLSGQERTNNSLTNYIANIYTNNGDWEFSEAQINLGDNFEPDFRTRSFWHDINNDGFLDILTVGAVSTQSYYSTLQLGSVAGFNFKENTGLPGIYEVFELKFSDLNNDGNADIVLSASFDDGSGTRIYYGDGSGNFNIDSNTGIVNYTYSRFALGDFDNDSKVDIATTGWDLSFQQETNIYKNLTGSNNSAPSAPTNLVSDVNNKSAELSWDASSDDNSGSSGLYYNIRIGTTEGGIEFISPNANLSTGYLQNPVIENFIANNGIILNDLPDGTYYWSVQSIDNGGNFSEFSTENTFIISSADDLPNTPSNLTALYAVDGSVELTWNDLSNSEDAFEIRRSVGANDNFELLEVLSANTTQYKDINVVNEETYYYELVASNISGNSGAIGTSITLPVKGFFSLSTNNTIEDLLYGSTSSNIIDYNNDGMLDIFILNDFNESHLYKNIDGENFELVNNDLTNSSFQKRSSNWGDINNDGFPDVFVTSSSVYQDRLYINNGDDSFTRIGESDFISEIDNNGSTFGDVNNDGFIDLYTANSSDAKGELFINNQNNTFTRVSDESNQFTNTSEIDASFIDVNNDLWPDLFGSSYFGSNPIYINDGQGNLELDTNNGLSEYSSATVGSSWADYDNDGDLDVLITNNVNGGDEFYENDGYGAFTYTFNQITQDYVGGSSSSWIDFDNDGYEDVVIVTDIGKVLYKNLGNKNFELIDENAFSNEYYSTSVSVGDINNDGHQDIYVTSNTQNELFINNGSTNNWLKVKLLGIINNKNAIGSKIQVIRSEDILTKEIHTNSGNDSQSSLVQHFGLAQNNTVDLRVFWPNNGIQTIQNVAANQIITIEEIQLLEAPTNLVSNGIDDDILSLSWEDNSINEVGFIIQKRINNLGHYYNYDTVSSNITTYNRSVTSENNLEFRVLAYEDNGYSLPSNTINVGFPPFAPSNLEVNIYNEQQLILTWNDNSENEIGFVLERSEVDNLNYYNLDTIYANSSLIYFDNNVVIGDEYFYRVRAYNDYGSSAYSNEVSDIPEGNPPIEPTNLILDQVDNTIQLTWIDNSDDEEGFIIYKSINNNSNYEPIDSITSNITTYSDADLTNRTTYFYTVYAYNVSGRSFRSNEASILTEFDEEVDDEVTSVDKALDNKIIVYPNPTIDGEIKLRYNFKNLAQYRVVNIAGQEVVNGTLSNSSTHVINLRNNSPGKYILLITDDKKTHIFSFILEK, from the coding sequence ATGAGATTAATCTTATTCACAGCCTTTATTTCTCACTTAACATTCATTTCTTTTGGTCAATCATTTGAAAGTCTTAGTGTTCCTGAGTTAGTTAAACATGCGGATGAAGATATTCAATGGATAGATATTGATGGTGATGATGATTTAGATTTATTTATAAGTGACTACCCTTTCGGACCTGCAAAAACACTTGAAGTATACCAAAATAATGGTGGAAGTTTTACCAAACTTACTGGAATTGGTCTTACACCTTTAAGGAAGTCGCATAGCGCATGGGGGGATTTAAATAATGATGGGTATTTAGATGTAGTTAGGATGGGTATTGAAACTGCAGATGTTGAGGGGCCAAATGAGACTTTAATAGGAGTTAATAATGGAGATGGCACTTTTACAGAATTAGATGTTGATAGTGAGCATTCCTATTTTAATGGTAACATAAAAATGGCTGACTTCAACAATGATGGTATTTTAGATATTATTTTATTCGGTTACAATGAAGTCTATAAGCTGAGAACTGTCTTATATAAAAATAATGGTGATTTAACATTTTCAAGGATAACAACATCACAATTCCCAGGATTACAATATGGTAATTTAGATGTGGGTGATTATGATAAAGACGGAGATATTGACTTTCTTCTTTCTGGTCAAGAGAGAACTAATAATAGTTTAACAAATTATATCGCTAACATATATACTAATAATGGCGATTGGGAGTTTTCCGAAGCTCAAATTAACCTTGGCGATAATTTTGAACCTGATTTCAGAACTAGATCATTCTGGCATGATATCAATAATGACGGTTTCTTAGATATCCTAACAGTAGGTGCAGTAAGTACTCAGTCTTATTATTCAACACTCCAATTGGGTTCTGTAGCGGGTTTTAACTTCAAAGAGAACACTGGATTACCTGGTATTTATGAAGTATTTGAACTTAAATTTAGCGATTTAAATAATGATGGAAATGCTGACATTGTTTTAAGTGCATCTTTTGATGACGGATCTGGAACAAGAATTTACTATGGTGATGGTAGTGGAAATTTTAATATTGATTCTAATACTGGAATAGTAAATTATACTTATTCAAGGTTTGCACTAGGTGATTTTGATAATGATTCTAAAGTGGATATAGCAACTACGGGATGGGATTTATCATTTCAACAAGAAACTAATATTTACAAAAACTTGACAGGAAGTAATAATTCCGCTCCATCTGCTCCAACAAACCTCGTAAGTGATGTAAACAATAAATCCGCTGAGTTATCTTGGGACGCCTCAAGTGATGATAATTCCGGGAGTTCTGGTTTGTATTATAATATCAGGATAGGAACAACAGAAGGAGGAATTGAGTTTATTTCTCCTAATGCTAATCTTTCAACTGGATATCTTCAGAATCCAGTGATTGAAAATTTCATCGCTAATAATGGTATCATTTTAAATGATCTACCTGATGGCACATATTATTGGTCAGTACAAAGTATTGACAATGGAGGTAATTTCTCTGAGTTTTCCACTGAAAATACGTTTATTATATCGAGTGCTGATGATCTACCAAATACACCCTCTAATTTAACAGCTTTATATGCAGTAGATGGAAGTGTTGAGCTCACTTGGAACGATCTATCTAACTCAGAAGATGCTTTTGAAATTCGAAGGTCAGTTGGAGCAAATGACAACTTTGAATTATTAGAAGTGTTAAGTGCAAACACAACTCAATATAAAGACATTAATGTTGTTAACGAGGAAACTTATTATTATGAACTTGTAGCTTCTAACATTTCTGGTAACTCTGGGGCAATCGGCACATCAATTACATTACCAGTAAAAGGTTTTTTTAGTCTTTCCACAAACAACACAATAGAAGATTTGCTGTATGGCTCTACGTCTTCAAACATTATTGATTACAATAATGATGGTATGTTAGATATATTCATTTTAAATGACTTTAACGAAAGTCATTTATATAAGAATATTGATGGGGAAAATTTTGAACTGGTTAATAATGATTTAACAAACTCCAGCTTTCAAAAGCGCTCATCAAACTGGGGCGATATTAACAACGATGGATTTCCAGATGTCTTTGTTACATCATCCTCCGTCTATCAAGATAGGTTATATATTAATAATGGAGATGATAGCTTTACCAGAATTGGCGAAAGCGACTTTATTTCAGAAATAGACAATAATGGTTCTACATTTGGTGACGTAAATAACGATGGGTTTATTGATCTCTATACTGCAAATAGTTCGGATGCAAAGGGGGAATTATTTATAAATAACCAAAATAATACATTTACTAGAGTATCTGATGAAAGTAATCAATTTACAAATACTAGTGAGATTGACGCTTCATTTATTGATGTTAATAATGACTTATGGCCAGATTTATTTGGTTCCAGCTACTTCGGGTCTAATCCAATTTACATTAATGATGGGCAAGGAAACTTAGAATTAGATACAAATAACGGTCTAAGTGAATATTCTTCTGCCACTGTAGGGTCTTCTTGGGCTGATTATGATAATGATGGAGATTTAGATGTATTAATAACAAATAACGTAAATGGAGGTGATGAATTTTACGAAAATGATGGGTATGGTGCATTTACTTATACGTTTAATCAAATAACACAGGACTATGTAGGTGGTAGTAGTAGTTCCTGGATTGATTTTGATAATGATGGTTACGAGGATGTTGTTATAGTTACAGATATTGGCAAGGTGCTATATAAAAACTTAGGTAATAAGAATTTTGAATTAATAGACGAGAATGCATTTTCAAATGAATATTATAGTACATCGGTATCTGTTGGGGATATTAATAATGATGGACATCAAGATATTTATGTAACCAGTAATACCCAAAATGAACTTTTTATTAATAATGGCAGCACCAATAATTGGTTAAAAGTCAAATTGTTAGGTATTATAAATAATAAGAATGCAATTGGGAGTAAAATTCAAGTTATTAGATCGGAAGATATTTTAACTAAGGAAATCCATACAAACTCTGGTAATGATAGCCAATCAAGTTTGGTTCAGCATTTTGGCTTGGCACAAAATAATACTGTTGACTTAAGAGTATTTTGGCCAAATAATGGTATTCAAACAATACAAAATGTAGCTGCAAATCAAATAATAACTATAGAAGAAATTCAACTTTTAGAAGCCCCTACTAATCTAGTGTCTAACGGCATTGATGATGATATTCTCTCATTATCTTGGGAAGATAATTCAATTAATGAAGTAGGATTTATTATTCAAAAGAGAATTAATAATTTGGGGCATTACTATAATTATGATACCGTTAGCTCTAATATTACTACTTACAATAGGAGTGTTACTAGTGAAAACAATTTAGAGTTTAGAGTATTAGCTTATGAGGACAATGGCTATTCACTACCAAGCAACACAATTAACGTGGGCTTCCCACCATTTGCTCCTAGTAATTTGGAAGTCAATATTTATAATGAGCAACAGCTAATTTTAACTTGGAATGATAATTCTGAAAATGAAATTGGATTTGTTTTGGAAAGATCTGAAGTTGATAATCTTAATTATTACAACTTAGATACAATTTATGCGAATTCCTCACTTATATACTTTGATAATAATGTTGTGATTGGCGATGAATACTTTTACAGAGTAAGAGCTTACAACGATTATGGCTCATCTGCTTATTCTAATGAAGTTTCTGATATACCTGAAGGAAACCCTCCAATTGAACCGACAAATTTGATTTTAGATCAAGTGGATAATACTATACAATTAACTTGGATCGATAATTCTGATGATGAGGAAGGTTTTATTATTTATAAATCAATCAATAATAATTCAAACTATGAGCCGATAGATTCAATAACTTCAAATATTACAACTTATTCTGATGCTGATTTAACCAACAGAACAACCTACTTCTATACAGTTTATGCATACAACGTATCAGGTAGATCTTTTAGATCTAATGAAGCATCAATATTGACTGAGTTTGATGAAGAAGTTGATGATGAAGTAACATCTGTAGATAAGGCTTTGGATAATAAAATAATTGTTTACCCGAATCCTACGATCGATGGTGAAATTAAATTAAGATATAACTTCAAAAATCTTGCTCAATATAGAGTTGTAAATATAGCAGGCCAAGAAGTTGTCAATGGCACCTTGAGCAATAGTAGTACTCATGTTATCAATTTAAGAAATAATAGTCCTGGCAAGTATATACTATTAATTACTGATGATAAAAAGACG
- a CDS encoding Hsp20/alpha crystallin family protein, producing the protein MRYDRDIKVVHEILKSVDINNTLNGGRSEPQIAIRKEGESYLLTARVPGVDILDLQVEILNGKVIVHHPMLFDSDSGILTVPQVVAAFPITNGIDYENIEARKVDERLEVRLPWNDLNKGYNRHIDINF; encoded by the coding sequence ATGAGATACGACAGAGATATTAAAGTAGTTCACGAGATATTAAAATCAGTAGACATAAATAATACATTAAACGGTGGGCGAAGTGAGCCTCAAATAGCAATAAGAAAAGAGGGTGAATCCTATTTATTAACGGCCAGAGTTCCAGGTGTAGATATTCTGGATCTTCAGGTAGAAATATTGAACGGGAAAGTAATTGTGCATCATCCAATGCTTTTCGATTCTGATTCAGGCATATTAACTGTTCCGCAAGTAGTTGCTGCTTTTCCTATCACAAATGGCATTGATTATGAAAACATTGAAGCACGCAAAGTGGATGAAAGGCTAGAAGTGCGATTGCCCTGGAATGATTTGAACAAAGGATATAACCGGCACATTGATATTAATTTTTAA
- a CDS encoding ATP-binding cassette domain-containing protein has protein sequence MSDLTLSSLSKNYNSDRKALIKTDLFFKHGVRTALVGETGSGKSTLLKLMAGLEQPDDGEVLIGNERVEGAHERLIAGHKDIAYLSQHYQLPKFITVEEYLFDEYSFSEEDLNQIYAACQLKDLRLRITQELSGGEKQRVALAKQLLKKPKWLLLDEPFSNLDYAHKRIIKNALDAIENLLGTSLILVAHEPTDILPWAERIIVLKNGQVIQDDETKTVYYDPINEYVASLLGAYNLINPSLLKTNGTSFKENLIVRPDKIAIKEKVDEGLAGKVIMNKFLGNYAEVVVQVDKELIIVSSKMSYQLGDIVSLKFEDFKK, from the coding sequence ATGAGCGATTTAACCTTATCGAGCCTATCGAAGAACTATAATTCAGACCGGAAGGCCTTAATTAAGACTGATTTATTCTTTAAGCACGGGGTTCGTACAGCTCTGGTTGGTGAAACTGGTTCAGGTAAATCGACCTTATTGAAGCTTATGGCCGGTTTAGAGCAGCCGGATGATGGGGAAGTTCTTATTGGTAACGAGAGGGTAGAAGGTGCTCACGAGAGGCTCATCGCAGGGCATAAAGATATTGCATACTTATCGCAGCATTATCAGTTACCAAAATTCATTACTGTTGAAGAATATCTATTCGATGAATATTCGTTTTCTGAGGAAGATCTCAATCAGATCTATGCCGCTTGTCAATTAAAAGATTTAAGACTTAGAATAACTCAAGAACTATCTGGTGGGGAAAAACAGCGAGTAGCTTTGGCCAAACAGCTTTTGAAAAAACCAAAATGGTTGTTGCTTGATGAACCCTTTTCTAATCTGGATTACGCACATAAAAGAATTATTAAGAACGCCTTAGATGCTATTGAAAATTTGCTTGGAACCTCATTAATACTGGTTGCTCATGAACCTACAGACATTCTACCATGGGCAGAGCGAATAATTGTTTTAAAGAACGGACAAGTAATTCAAGATGATGAGACAAAAACTGTATACTATGATCCTATAAATGAATATGTAGCTAGTTTACTAGGTGCCTATAATCTTATTAATCCGAGTTTGCTAAAAACCAATGGCACATCATTTAAAGAAAATCTCATTGTAAGACCTGATAAAATAGCAATTAAAGAAAAGGTAGATGAGGGACTAGCAGGGAAAGTTATAATGAATAAGTTTTTAGGTAATTATGCTGAGGTCGTGGTTCAGGTAGATAAGGAACTAATTATTGTTTCTTCAAAAATGAGCTATCAACTGGGCGATATTGTTAGTTTAAAATTCGAAGACTTTAAAAAATAA
- a CDS encoding type 1 glutamine amidotransferase domain-containing protein — MKVKKIIKWSLGGIATFIILLVGFGFWFISLIKTDASEKVDYSNITPQEIPYLSEDSIRHRGRILAVVTSIDKMGTSGKGTGFEFTELSRAYYVFIANGFEVDVASPKGGEAPVVMDDMGMYDYAFLNDKVAQYKIKNTIPISNINSKDYEAIYFVGGKGTMFDFPDNAQLQSVVRDLYESDKVIGAVCHGPAALVNVQLSNGDLLIKDKKVSGFTNAEELLLISDAREIFPFLLQDKLSQNGAQFIEGAKYLENVVVDGRVVTGQNPWSTWLIAESMIKQMGYEPKAREITGEENAEAILSVYETYGYERAVNKLEQLKSQTVKVNKALIGGHSLIAIWQLQLGRAYDMVGLLRRLN; from the coding sequence ATGAAAGTCAAAAAAATTATCAAGTGGTCGTTAGGCGGAATAGCCACATTTATTATCCTATTGGTTGGATTTGGTTTTTGGTTCATAAGCCTAATAAAAACCGATGCCTCTGAAAAAGTAGATTACTCAAATATTACACCTCAAGAGATTCCTTACTTGTCTGAAGATTCAATCAGACACCGAGGCAGAATATTAGCAGTTGTTACAAGTATCGATAAAATGGGTACTAGTGGAAAAGGAACAGGTTTTGAATTTACTGAGCTGTCTAGAGCATATTATGTGTTTATTGCTAATGGGTTTGAAGTTGATGTAGCTAGTCCTAAAGGCGGTGAAGCTCCTGTGGTGATGGATGATATGGGTATGTATGACTATGCATTTCTAAATGATAAGGTAGCTCAGTATAAAATTAAAAACACAATTCCTATCTCAAATATCAATTCAAAAGATTATGAAGCCATTTACTTTGTGGGTGGCAAAGGGACCATGTTTGATTTTCCAGACAACGCTCAATTACAATCAGTTGTAAGAGATTTATACGAATCTGACAAAGTAATTGGTGCTGTTTGCCATGGCCCTGCAGCCTTGGTAAATGTTCAATTAAGCAATGGTGATTTGCTTATTAAGGATAAGAAAGTTTCAGGCTTCACCAATGCTGAAGAGCTATTACTAATCAGTGATGCTCGTGAAATATTTCCTTTTTTATTGCAGGATAAGTTATCACAAAATGGAGCTCAGTTCATTGAAGGTGCTAAGTATTTAGAAAATGTAGTGGTTGACGGCCGTGTGGTAACTGGTCAAAATCCATGGTCTACATGGCTTATTGCCGAAAGCATGATTAAGCAAATGGGTTATGAACCTAAAGCCCGGGAAATAACAGGTGAAGAGAATGCCGAAGCTATTTTAAGCGTATATGAAACATATGGCTACGAACGCGCTGTTAATAAACTTGAGCAATTAAAATCTCAGACTGTAAAAGTCAATAAAGCACTCATTGGAGGTCATTCACTTATTGCTATTTGGCAGCTACAATTAGGACGAGCGTACGACATGGTTGGTTTGTTGAGAAGATTAAATTAA
- a CDS encoding zinc ribbon domain-containing protein YjdM — MSDKNSCPECNSPYGYSTGVLMMCPECGHEWNAESQTEEPEDITIIDSNGNVLQDGDTVVVIKDLPVKGAPKPIKAGTKVKNIRLTDGDHNIDCKIDGFGSMALKSEFVRKA; from the coding sequence ATGTCAGATAAAAATAGCTGTCCGGAATGTAATTCACCTTATGGATATTCAACAGGAGTTTTGATGATGTGCCCTGAGTGCGGACATGAATGGAATGCTGAATCACAAACAGAAGAACCTGAAGACATAACTATCATTGATTCTAATGGTAATGTGCTACAAGATGGAGATACCGTTGTAGTAATTAAAGATTTGCCAGTGAAAGGCGCACCAAAACCGATTAAGGCTGGGACTAAGGTTAAGAATATCCGACTTACAGATGGTGACCACAATATTGATTGCAAAATTGATGGTTTTGGATCTATGGCCTTGAAGTCAGAGTTTGTAAGGAAAGCTTAA